The sequence TCTGTGGATGCGAGCTGTGTGCAGTTGATGGTGGACATGATAGCTTTGCCCACATGTCCAACGGAGGATCTACCTCAGGGGACCGTCAACAGACAGAGAGAATGTCGGACTCGGTTGACGAGTAACCTCGTCCACAGGGTCTCGCATATTCCAGTCACCAGTTACCTCGCCTACACGCAGAGAGTGAACATAAACGTCTGTCTGCTCTCCTGGATAGTGTCCAATGAAAGGAGCATCTGTCACGACGTCCCTACTGGAATCGTCAAATCGGTGAACGATATGTACTGCGTACTTTCAAACTCGCGTGAGGAAGTTTGTGCACAGTTCAACGCCGAAGATGGCATCTGCTCGATTTCGAGATCGATGTTATGGCTGATGTGTCCGTCCTTCCACAGAGACAGCTTCGAGTCACTATTCCCACGTCGAGACGACGTAATGGTGTTTTCCGTCGGTACTGGTCCATATAAATGCGAACCGTACTGGCGGCCCTCAGAGTTTACCAGTATCTACAAATGGAGAAGCAACGTAGTGAAATACATGAGTCTTAAGACTGACTTTCTGCAGCCTTTAGACGTTACACTGATTTCTGTCAATGTCGTCTTTCGAGTTTTAACTGCGGGAGTGTATGGTTGTATCCCAAAACTACGTAACGTCCCCGGGAAGCTGTTGCTGTGCTTCCAGATCACGGGGTTGGTACAGATCGTGCTCTCCGAGATTGTCCACCGCTTTGCGAACAGCTTAGACCTCCCGACGACAGTACAACTCGACAGCTCGCTCACCATTTTTACTTGCCTCTGGCTCAACTCGTTCTGTTACGAGATGTTGAAGTGCGTTCGACAGCTCAGTCTTCCGGACCAACTGAGCCAGGGCGAAGCCCGTCGAATATTCCGAAAGCACCTCCTGTGGGTGTCCAGTCTCTGGACAACGGTGTCGACGGCAATGATCGTTCTGGAGCGTGTGGACGACACGTACATATTCCATAGCAGGGTACTGTTCCTCGTCGCCGTCTGCTTATCGATTCTCTTCAACTCAGTGGTACTCGTAATGGTATGGGACCTATACCTTCGGAACCGGTCTTCCATGAAGCAGCTGGATGTTACTTCGAAACTGAAGTTGGGCAGCAAGAGACGGTTAGCCTTCCTCATAGCCAAGATGTGTATCTTCAGCGGACTGGGCGTATTTATTCGCGTGGCCTTCCACCAGGTTGAAGGACTTCCACAGGCCATTTACTACGTCCATCTGGTGAGCATGCTTCAGGGCCCTGCCTTTTTCGTTCTTATTGTCTGCAACGATACCACGCTCCCTCTCCTTAAGAACAGTCTATTACAGTGGTGGAAACCAGGTGTCCAGAGACCGGACCGAGAGCAGGGGTCTGCAGCAATGAGGAACTGGCAGAGGCGCAAGCGACTCACGGAGGCAGTGTGAGTCTGTATCATGCGTCTTCATTGCCACCCTTAGATCTACTTCCTACGTTTGTATAACAGGTCTTGGTAACAAGACATTCTTAGAACTTCTTACATAATGTAATGGATAACAAAAATATGTTTCAGCAAAGTAATGATTATTAATAATAAAGCATTATGTTGCGATGTGCCGGGGTGGCGAAGAATTTGTAACTCTTTAATTCTGAAAATTTTTGCATGAGAAAGAGACATGTACTCGAacccctccttacctaccacctaattaattatgcgcacaacggcAACGAAGGGAAATGATGGTGGaacctgctagttggtaaaataaggggtgcacactcacaataatttaataaaatcgtaatcagagaaaaaaagaaagagaactttatcataatagagGACAGGAAATGGGactctgcatatatctacgaaatgagagtggttgttgttgttgtggccttcagtcctgaggctggtttgatgcggctctccatgctactctatcctgtgcaagcttcttcatctcccagtacctactgcagcctacatccttctgaatctgcttagtgtattcatctcttggtgtccctctgcgatttttaccctccacgctgccctccagtactaaattggtgatcccttgatgcctcagaacatgccctaccaaccgatcccttcttctagtcaagttgtgccacaaactgctcttctccccaattctgttcaaagcctcgacattagttatgtgatcaacccatctaatcttcagcgttcttctgtaacaccacatttcgaaagcttctattctcttcatgtctaaactatttatcgtccatatttcacttccatacatggctacactccatacaaactcctcttctccccaatgctattcaatacctctttattagttatattatctgcccatctaatcttcagcattcttctgtagcaccacatttcgaaagcttctattctcttcttgtctaaactatttatcgtccatgtttcacttccatacatggctacactctatacaaatactttcagaaacgacttcctgacacttaaatcaatactcgatgttaacaaatttctcttcttcagatacgctttccttgccattgccagtctacattttatatccacgaaATGAGATGCAGCTTAAATACTACAATGAGATTTACTATgcatcagaacataaaggcacatgattatcgacacaaacagtaggttaaaggacagGATATTTTGAACTATTGtgcgaataagagttggctcgagaacaaggactCCTACTCTGTGTGACGCAAGagcttgacgataatgactggaggtccaaatgaattcaaaaatggttcaaatggctgtgagcactatgggacttaacagaacttaaaactacttaaacctaactaacctaaggacagcacacaacacccagtcatcacgaggcagagaaaatccctgacctcgccgggaatcgaacccgtgaacccgtgcgcgggaagcgagatcgctaccgcacgaccacgagctgcgactcCCAAtcaatcaaatattactctctcgAATATATTGCTGTATCGAAATTAGTAGCGAGAGCTCACATAGAATCACAtgcagaaacaagcaaggtggacttgtggcAAGGGGAGCGCCCGTGCTGCTGAGGACTTTAGTATAAAATTAATCTCTCAGTATCCGGAGAAGTGCAggccccaaccggaaacgcagtgcgCCACGTCCTCCGATGCTAGCCTCGCACAGGCAACACAGGGAAGCAACCCAACATGCATAAGAAACTAGcgaaaagtattttgagctctcagtacaaatactctcgttacaataaccttattcggtctgttaccacAGTGCAATGACATACAACATTAATGGAATTgacgaaaatgagaggcgacatgcaaaatagGGAATGGAAACTCTCACTGTAAGGTACTCATTCTGTACTGTATGGTTGGAAATGAAGAACTTGCTTCGTAAGCTACAATCGCAGTGTGGACGCTTTTATTGTTCCACGATGACAGGTTTCAGTCCTACGCTGCCATAATCAGGTCTAAGGGGGAAAATTAAGATAATGAGGAGTGAGAGGGAGGGAGGCCACAATTTCACTAATTTTATGAATTAAAAAATTCCACGAACTTTATGGAACTTGTTATAAAATTGccatgttacattacatgaagCCAAAGTGTAAAAGGCTCTCCGCATGCACACATATCTTGATAGAAACCCAGATGATAGGATGCACATATTTGATAAAATGCACACAGTTGATAAAATCCTCAAACCACCCACGCATATAGCGGAGACGGAGACTCTTCAATCTTCCCTTTCACCACCACAGTGCCGGCGAAGCGTTAACTTAGAGGCggcagggatttcagatcgattccgtatttccggaaggcttttgacactgtaccacacaagcggctcgtagtgaaattgcgtgcatattgaacaccgtctcagttatgtgactggatttgtgatttcctgtcagagaggtcacacaattcgtagtaattgacggacagtcatcgggtaaaacagaagtggtttctggcgttccccaaggtaattttataggccctctgctgtccttatctatataaacgatttgggagacaatccgagcagccgtcttcggctgtttgaagatgacgctgtcgtttatcgactaatgaattcatcagaagatcaaaacaaactgcaaaacgatttgaaaAATATAACTGGATAGTGCGAAAAGTGGGAGTTGACccgagtaacgaaaagtgtgaggtcatccagataagtgctaaaatgaactcaaacttcggttacacgataaatcagtctaatctaaaagccgtaaattcaactaaataactaggtattacaattacgatcgacttaaattggaaggaacgcaaagAAAATGtggttgggaaggctaaccaaagactgcgttttattggcaggacactgaaaATGTgacagatttactaaggagactgcctacactacgcttgtccatccttttACAATACTGGTGCGTGGTTTGGGATTTTTAtttgataggactgacggagtacatctagaaggttcaaagaaaggcagcacgttttgtattatcgcgaaatatggaagagagtgtcacagaaatgatacagggtttgggctaaacaccattaaaagaaagacgtttttcgctgcgacggaatcttttcacgaaattacaatcaccaactttctcctccgaatgcgaaattattttgttgacaccgagctacatagggaggaacgatgaccacgataaaataatggaaatctgagcccgtacggaaagatataggtgttcattctttccgcgcgctatacgagatggaataataaagaattgttcggtgaaccctctgccaggcactttgatgtgatgtgcaaagtatccatgtagatgtaggtgtagatgatacCGAGTTACGCGTGTCGCTGCTGGATTGTGTGCAAGCAATGAATAGCGTTGTACTAGAAAAGTACAGGTGCTAAAAGTGGCCAAGATAACAATTCCAAATGCCAGTGACTACACATATGAAATTATCGTAGACTTAGGGTCCAATTAAAGTCTGTAGTACTTGCATAATGCGTGCTTATTGACAGTGAGATTATGGGTGATACTTTACATGACCCCACCAGGTCTGGTATGTATAGCAAACGCATTCGCACCAGTACGGTTTCTTTTTATGTCACGCTGCTTCGTAAGTGAAAGATGTAggctaattttttaaatttttttgattatTATTGTCTTCTTCTCACTATCGATAAGCACATATATTTTATATGGACCATACGCCCATGGTAATTTTGTCTATATGGTCAATGGCATCATAAATGTTATATCGGGTACTCTGAAATATCCCCCCTCATCTCTGGTGCACCGCCATTCACAGTTTACAGCCACAGCATGTGATCATTTAGATTGGACTACATTCGCCATACATACGCCATACTTTACAGTGAATCTGCAGCCTCTATGTTTACATTCCGCCGGCAGCACCGTGATGTGTGACATGCTTGGGAGGCTCATGTTCGCTCCGATATGCACAGTCGACACGAGAAACTCATCAGCTGTGTGCATTGTGCCAactgtctgtattttatcaacagggTTTTCATCAGGATATGTATATGCGTGGAGCagcttttatgtttttatttcattttagaaCAAGTTCTGTAAGGTATACGGAATTGTGTATTTTATATAATCGTTGAAATTAATTgtaatctccctccctccctctccccttcatTATCTTCCTGTTTTAGACAGAAGTCAGATGATGGCAGCATACGACTGTTAAAACCGGTTATCTTGGAAGAATAaaagcgttcaaatggttcaaatggctctgagcactatgggacttaacttctgagctcatcagtaccctacattcagaactacttaaacctaactaacctaaggacatcacacacatccatgccagaggcaggattcgaacctgtgaccgtagcagcagtgcggttccggacagaaacgcctaggaccgctcggctacaacAGCCGGCTATAAAAGCATTCACAGTGCAGTAGCGGCGTACGAAGTGTGTTCTTTATTTCCAAATAAAATATTTCGCTGCGTACTGAATTAATTACATGACCAGGACGGCAGCACCGTAATGGTTACCCCCAAGCACCAGCGAGTGGagctacagggtggggcaaataaaatcgGTCCAGACATTAGCGGTTTACATTGCCAATATTTTCAAACTATTTGCGGCAGCATTGCCAGAAGAGGAAAAGacatacagttacttccaacatcatggagcaactgcccatacaactTTGTAATATATTTACACAGCCtacacgcctgacagagttgttagcagaggtaagTCTGATCATGGCCCTAGCTGGCCACGCAGGTCacgtgatctgtcagtgtgcgattgctTTGTgtggtctaaggtgtatcgcaacaatctACATACTCTACaagagcagcagcagaaaatttCCGATGAGAGTACAGTAATTCTAGGAGTCCAGCTTCGATATGCGtcgagcaacttgctgaccaggacccAAAAGTGTCAAGAGATGTTTGAGCGGAGGTCATTTTCAACATTTGCTATAGTCAGGTTATTAAAGTATGGcctttcttctcctctctctccttGTATCCTGGAAcactgttctctgggccactttatTTTCCCCACCCTGTATTATGTGGACACTAAACACTGCAGTTTCAGATGGAGGGATGTTTTGAAAGATGACTGAGGAAAGGTGCCTTTAGATGGGCCTTAAATGATGGAAATATCTGGCTGCAATAGTCTTGTTATCAACACTGCTGCAGCGTGGCTGCACTAGGTGGCAATATTATTGTACAGCTGGGCAATATTGCTGTTTTGCCGGTAGTTCCCTACAATGCTGCCGAGCGGTTTTGCTGGTGTTATCCACCAACAGTGGAGAATATTTCATATAACTGGTCAATATCTACCtctcttattctctgtatacactggtaaaccagaacgttatgaccactgccaactGCGACTTTGCGTGCTGCCTGGTGGCCATTTGGGCACGTGACgcgataacaaaagtatgtaagcgaagtAGGCACGGACAGTGGATCAtcatagcgaagatatgggctgcaaatgataaaatccattgagataagcgtctTTGACAAAGTAATggacgagtacctcgaaaacggcgatgCTGGTagaatgttcatctacatctacgctcacatccatactccgcaagccacgtgacggtgtgtggtagaggttcaaaaatggttcaaatggctctgagcactatgggactcaactgctgtgttcattagtcccctaggacttagaactacttaaacctaactaacctaaggacatcacacacatccatgcccgaggcaggattcgaacctgcgaccgtagcagtcgcacggttccggactgcgcgtctagaaccgcgagaccaccgcggccggctgtggtggagggtaccttgagtacctctatcggttctcccttctattcaagtctcgtatagatcgtggaaagaaagattatcggtatgcctctgtgtgggctctaatgtctttgattttatcctcatggtgtcttctcgatatatacgtaggagagagctatatactgcttgactcctcggtgaacgtgtgttctcgaaacttcaacaaaagcccgcaccgagctactgagcgcgtctcctgcagattcttctactggcgtttatctatcatctccgtaacgctttcgcgattactaaatgatcctgtaacgaagcgcgctgctctccgttggatcttctgtatgtcTGTTATCAGctctatctggtaccgatcccacactggtgagcaatattcaagcagtgggcgaacaagtgtactgtaacctacttcctttgttttcggactgcatttgcttcggtgtcttccaatgaatctcagtccggcatctgcctcaccgacgattaattttatatggtcattccattttaaatcactcctaatgcctactcccagataatttgtggaataaactgcttccagttgctgacctcctatattgtagctaaatgataaacgatccaCAATCTCATTTatttatattatgaatagcaatggtcctacgacacttccctacggcacacctaaaatcattcttacttcggaagacttctcaccattcagaattatatgctgcgttctgttatctaggaactcttcaatccaatcacacaattggtctgatagtccatatctcttactttgttcattaaacaactgtgtggaactgtatcaaaccccttgcggaagtcaagaaacacggcatctgcctgtgaacccgtgtctatggccctctgagtctcgtggacgaatagcgtgagctttgtttcacacgatcgtcttttccaaaactcatgctgattcctaccgagtagatttctagtctcaagaaaagtcattatactcgaacataatacgtgttctaaaattctacaactgattacgttagagatatagatctatagttgtgcacatgtgttcgacgttccttcttgtaaacggggatgacctgtgcccttttctttcgtatctacagaaagaggtagaaggacaatgaaactatCACTtgccgctaaatggttggatgtccacgatgcttcacagaacgtggggttcggaggctttgtaaagtaggatagatggtggttTGTGACATCTGTGCTCAACGAGTACAGTATTGGTGCATGCACAAGTATTTGAGAGCACACCATTCACCATACATTGTTGAGCATGGCGTTTTACTCCAGACCAGCCCTACGGTTAATATGTTGACCcgatgacatcgtcaattacgattgcagtgggcactggaCCATCGAGATTTGACCGTCAGTATGTGGAAACGTGGCGCCTAaaccacatttttgctgcactaggtccaTGGTCGTCTGCACAAACGCTCTAATCAGGTCAACGGCGGCTCAAAACATGCAGTACACTATGGACACAGGCTGCTGACAGCAGtagtatgctatgggagacattctcctggggCTGGTAGTTGTAgctgagccgttctaggtgcttcagtctggaaccgagcaaccgctacgttagcatgttcgaaccctgcctcgggcatggatgtgtgtgatgtccttaggttagtggggcttaagtagttctatgttctaggagactgatgacagatgttaactcccataatgcttagagccatttgaaccatttttgacgtcacGTCGAAAACCGTCTCCTTTCAATAGATCCCACACACGCTCGACTGAGTTCATGTCGAGGGAACAGGCAGACCTTTCTGGCAATCATAGCATGCTGGAGGAATGTGTTCACGAGGCTAGCACGCTAGTTGTTATTCATCAAGATGACATTGTCAGTAAGATGTTATCGGTATGGACCCACTATTAGTTGGAGAATCTAGTCCCTGTACTGTTAAATAGTACGATTACCACCAACAACTACGAGACGTGTACGGTGGCGCAATGGAGTACCAGCCCCAGAGCATCACTCCACCACCACATTGTTGCACTCAATGTTGGAGGTATTCTATACTaccgccgaccgttgtggccgagcggttctaggcgcttcagccgggaaTCACGCTgctgatactgtcgcaggttcgaatcctgcctcgggcatggatgtgtgtgctgtccttaggttagttatgtttaagtagttctaagttccaggagactgatgacgtcacatgttgTCTCAAAATACGTCGTCACCGATTATCAGGGCACAAACAGATGCGAGGTTTGTCCACAAACATCATACGACGCCAGTACTTTGGCGTCTGTTCTGCACGGTTTCTGACCCACCTAAGAGGAAGTCCACGGTGTCGTggtgtgccatctatcacaaaacgaaaaaagttatccaactaaaacattcatatttctttacgtactacacgaatatttaataaaaatgggggttcctatttaaaaaaagacgtagttgatatccgtttgacctattcagGCGCATAAAAAGATGGAGAACACTTTGCTTACCTGGGTTTGATCCTGTGAGTATCTGGCTGTCAGAGGTTTTTTGTGTGGAAGACGGATGTTCTCGGAAGGTCCTGCAAGGTAGTCCACGTAAACGTGACTACATCGTATGTTGGCTATCCGCTCTACGCCAGTACCGACGAACTGTCTACGCCCTTGCGTGGCGCGAACCTTACGACTGTCTCATTTGTGCAACGCAGACTTGACCGCTAGCGGAAAGCCGGAGACAGACTGTTGCCTACACGACAGAATTGTGAAAATCCAAATGATATAATTAAAACGAACATCAAATACAAATACAGAGACGAGCTGTGTCTTATGCAGATTTTCGTAAGATGTTACATTTTCCTGGCAGTTCTTGTGGTGTTTGACTAAAAGAAGACCGCGTCCGTGAATAAAAGAGGGCGGATTGCTACGATATAGTAGAACTTCTTAAAATCGCTTAGGAGTTATCATtagatacagggtggtctattgatagcgaccgggccaattatctcacgaaatgagcatcaaacgaaaaactacaaagaacgaaactcgtctagcttgtagggggaaaccagatggcgccatggttgggcagctagatggcgctgagataggtcaaacggatatcaaatgcattttttttaaaaaataggaacctccattttttattacatattcgtgcagtacgtagaggaatatgaatgttttagttgcaccacttttttccttttgtgatagaaggcgctgtaataatcacaaacatatatgtacgtgatatcacgtaacattccgccagtgcggacgtatttccaaatgcactgaggttgatggacatcattttgagcatttattgaattaatgtgatatttacaggtaatcaggctgtaacagcatgcgttctcagaaaaggtacatgtatcacattggaacaacagaaataaaattttcaaactaacctacgatctgtattttaattaaaaaaaaaaaacctgccttttaccagctgttcgtctaaaattgtgagccatgtgtttgtgactgtttccgagccatctatcacaaagcgaaaaaagtggtccaactaaaacattcatatttcttttcgtactacacgaatatgtaataaaaatggcgattcctattttaaaaaaacgcagttgacatccgtttgagctatggcagcggcatctagtggGATAGCCCCCTTGAAGttagacaattttcgttctttgtagttttttcgtttggtgcttatttcgtgagatatttggcccggtcacgatcaatggaccaccctgtatataaatgtaatacaaattttcatattgttTTAGAAATGAAAATCTTATATTGTTTTggttttaaaatgtttctttcaacAAAGCCGTCTCGATTTGTGAAAAAGATTCGGTGATTACCCCATACAATCGTCTCACGATCCAGGCGTATGTGGATAATTTGACGAACACCTAAATGACGTCCTGGTCGACTCGTAACACCCaggaacagttcgaacaagaaatATTCTGGATCAAATCCCGATAAGTTGGAACTGTCCGCCAACCTCTGACGCCTCCTGTCGTCTATCTTCGCTGAGCAAGTGTTCCACCTTTTCACCGATCATTGGGAAAAGAGACTGAGGCAATTAATCTAACGTTCTTAAATGCTGAAACGTAAACAGGAATGCAAAATTAGTCattcagaagaaagaaagaaagacagaaagaaagaaaattttttcctGTGTGTATGAACAGTTTCTTCCTATGTAAATGAAATCAGTATATTTGTTGATTTTTGTGAAACAATGTACCAAGTGCATgagatgtattcgcagttgcgaacttgagcaaccatcagctgtgtaatgggacgacaagaatgaaaatttgtgctgagcaGAGACTCTTTCCTGGATTTTCTGTTTTCCGAGAGCGGTCGCCTTCCAATTAGGCTATCTGACCCACGATGAAATTTTCCTTTAGACATGAATGCATgtacaaaggaacaggcactgtgatgACTGCAGACCTAataaaatacgtgaaatgtatttgcagttgaaaatgtgtacaacCATCAGTTCtgcaatggaatgacaacaatgaatatttgtgccagactgggactcgaacccggattgcaCGCTTTTCGCGACTGATCACCTTACCACTAAGCTGTCCAAGCGCGACTCACAGccacatccaaacttccatatgtcatcgacCATGTGTCTAAatcctgtactcgtacattcattatgtatattcctataCAGGGGAGATATTTTACTAGAAAATTGCTTAACCCCTGTctgcgaataaatacgatattgttgaGTCTGCATGTGCAAAGGAACATTGCACCCTAATTTGGAACAACATGGGCACTGCTACATCATATCAGGTGTTGTGTGAGTTCAGGAAGAAAAGGAATGAACAGACATTATTCACTGACTTGTTGAATGACATTGTCCAACCTGTGGTGACAAATTGTGCCACGCCATGCAAGGGGACTCTTTAGTCTCAGAATTCCTAGGGCTGTTCGGGAAGTAAGGTCCGACAAGTCACGAAATGGGAACGACAGTTGTTGGGTTGTGTCTATACCTGTCGATCTCGTCAGGTTGCTCTTTTCAGTCCTGAGCACGCGacaagcacgtaaagatgcctgtaACAGTAGTGTC is a genomic window of Schistocerca gregaria isolate iqSchGreg1 chromosome 9, iqSchGreg1.2, whole genome shotgun sequence containing:
- the LOC126291513 gene encoding uncharacterized protein LOC126291513; translation: MCYHLNKAEFDLGESTMAAEVKILSDHYHQYMTTLVQHRAELISFGINNTMHNFVPLALEGIGKTLPKERLQVWVRQMGKLADWFRMRLNAVVEDIVAINEEMDRMKQDAVDPNPGRYAFPLALLSERLLTYHRRPFPLQEAFGKQCGKQIPEGAEMLQLIETLHMYLIINWFQLIPYNRGFTLSRDFTIKGEKSILGDQSNIVVSVDASCVQLMVDMIALPTCPTEDLPQGTVNRQRECRTRLTSNLVHRVSHIPVTSYLAYTQRVNINVCLLSWIVSNERSICHDVPTGIVKSVNDMYCVLSNSREEVCAQFNAEDGICSISRSMLWLMCPSFHRDSFESLFPRRDDVMVFSVGTGPYKCEPYWRPSEFTSIYKWRSNVVKYMSLKTDFLQPLDVTLISVNVVFRVLTAGVYGCIPKLRNVPGKLLLCFQITGLVQIVLSEIVHRFANSLDLPTTVQLDSSLTIFTCLWLNSFCYEMLKCVRQLSLPDQLSQGEARRIFRKHLLWVSSLWTTVSTAMIVLERVDDTYIFHSRVLFLVAVCLSILFNSVVLVMVWDLYLRNRSSMKQLDVTSKLKLGSKRRLAFLIAKMCIFSGLGVFIRVAFHQVEGLPQAIYYVHLVSMLQGPAFFVLIVCNDTTLPLLKNSLLQWWKPGVQRPDREQGSAAMRNWQRRKRLTEAV